A window of the Burkholderia sp. 9120 genome harbors these coding sequences:
- a CDS encoding deoxyguanosinetriphosphate triphosphohydrolase, whose amino-acid sequence MAGTAALGVLTQESLEAHLAPYAAHSAQSRGRRYPEAAPSARTEFQRDRDRIVHSTAFRRLEYKTQVFVNHEGDLFRTRLTHSLEVAQIARSVARNLRVNEDLVEAISLAHDLGHTPFGHAGQDALNECMREHGGFEHNLQSLAVVDDLEEHYGAFDGLNLCFETREGILKHCSRENARRLGALGERFLEGRQPSIEAQIANVADEIAYNNHDVDDGLRSGLITVEQLAEVELWQTHYEAARSDFPQIEGRRLIHETVRRIINTLIVDLIDTTRLNLVRYAPTSLDAVRAAPVLVAHSEAIAAQAAVLKRFLFKNLYRHYRVMRMANKARRVVIGLFNAFTEDPRLLPPGYLSADGAQQARLIAHYIAGMTDRYALKEYQRLFVIEDN is encoded by the coding sequence CTGGCCGGCACGGCGGCGCTCGGCGTGCTCACCCAGGAATCACTCGAAGCGCACCTCGCGCCGTACGCGGCGCATTCGGCGCAGTCGCGCGGCCGCCGTTATCCGGAAGCCGCGCCCAGCGCCCGCACCGAATTCCAGCGCGACCGCGACCGCATCGTGCACTCCACGGCGTTCCGCCGGCTCGAATACAAAACGCAGGTCTTCGTGAATCACGAGGGCGACCTGTTTCGCACGCGTCTCACGCATAGCCTCGAAGTGGCGCAGATTGCGCGCTCGGTGGCGCGCAATCTGCGAGTCAACGAAGACCTCGTCGAAGCGATTTCGCTGGCTCACGATCTGGGCCACACGCCGTTCGGCCATGCCGGTCAGGACGCGTTGAATGAATGCATGCGCGAGCACGGTGGCTTCGAACACAATCTGCAAAGTCTCGCGGTGGTCGACGATCTGGAGGAGCACTACGGCGCGTTCGACGGCCTGAACCTGTGCTTCGAAACGCGCGAGGGGATTCTCAAACACTGTTCGCGGGAAAACGCGCGACGGCTCGGCGCGCTGGGCGAGCGCTTTCTCGAAGGCCGCCAGCCCTCTATCGAAGCGCAAATCGCCAATGTCGCCGACGAGATTGCGTACAACAACCACGACGTCGACGACGGCCTGCGTTCCGGCCTGATCACGGTCGAGCAACTCGCCGAAGTGGAGTTATGGCAGACGCACTACGAGGCGGCGCGCAGCGATTTTCCGCAGATCGAGGGGCGCCGGCTGATTCACGAGACGGTGCGGCGCATCATCAACACGCTGATCGTCGATCTGATCGATACGACCAGGCTGAATCTGGTCCGCTACGCGCCGACTTCGCTCGACGCGGTGCGTGCCGCGCCCGTGCTGGTCGCGCATAGCGAAGCGATCGCCGCGCAGGCCGCGGTGCTCAAGCGTTTTCTGTTCAAGAACCTGTACCGCCATTACCGCGTGATGCGGATGGCCAACAAGGCGCGGCGCGTCGTGATTGGCCTGTTCAACGCATTCACGGAAGATCCGCGGCTGCTGCCGCCGGGTTACCTCTCCGCTGACGGAGCGCAGCAAGCCCGTCTGATCGCGCATTACATCGCGGGGATGACGGATCGGTATGCGCTCAAGGAGTATCAGCGGCTGTTCGTGATCGAAGACAACTGA
- a CDS encoding DUF883 family protein, with translation MTALPNTRDALGESWTSTSRRAKRIARHGRHAAEDIAGELRTLMSELESTLADGTQADAVALRGKLRKQLEAARARLNDTREAVRERAEVAIADADDYVHENPWQTIAIVGGVALIAGALFASRLR, from the coding sequence ATGACAGCACTTCCGAATACGCGAGACGCCCTCGGCGAATCCTGGACCAGCACGAGCCGCCGTGCGAAACGTATTGCACGCCACGGCCGCCACGCGGCCGAAGATATCGCGGGCGAACTGCGCACGCTGATGTCCGAACTTGAATCCACTTTGGCCGATGGCACCCAGGCCGACGCCGTGGCACTGCGCGGCAAACTGCGCAAACAGCTGGAAGCCGCGCGCGCACGTTTGAACGACACGCGCGAAGCCGTGCGCGAGCGCGCTGAAGTCGCGATCGCCGACGCCGACGATTACGTGCATGAAAACCCGTGGCAGACGATTGCGATCGTCGGCGGTGTTGCGCTGATTGCCGGGGCGTTGTTCGCGTCCCGCTTGCGGTAG
- a CDS encoding OmpW family outer membrane protein, giving the protein MKLKQAVTGLAALACMSTAAHAQSAGSFFVTTGWFHLAPQSSSDPLRITSLGGSPTNINEPNTGASLGSADTLGFTAGYFVTDHIATEFVIGIPPSFDLNGTGSLEQFGKLGQAKQWSPTLLFKYYFNAPTATFRPYLGVGVSRIWFTDQKITNGAFEANVLHGPTSVSTDSSWEPVFNAGFTYAFNQHWFAGVSISYLPLSTTAKLTTAANTPVGTLTATSQTKIKLNPIVSYVNIGYRF; this is encoded by the coding sequence ATGAAATTAAAACAGGCCGTAACGGGGCTCGCGGCGCTAGCCTGTATGTCAACGGCAGCGCACGCGCAATCGGCCGGCAGCTTTTTCGTCACAACAGGCTGGTTCCATCTTGCGCCTCAATCGAGCAGCGACCCGTTGAGAATCACAAGTCTTGGCGGCAGCCCCACCAACATTAACGAACCCAACACCGGTGCATCGCTGGGTTCCGCCGACACGCTCGGCTTCACCGCCGGCTACTTCGTCACTGATCACATCGCAACCGAATTCGTGATCGGCATCCCGCCTTCTTTCGACCTGAACGGCACGGGCAGCCTCGAACAATTCGGCAAGCTGGGCCAGGCAAAACAGTGGAGCCCGACTCTGCTGTTCAAGTACTACTTCAACGCACCGACCGCTACGTTCCGCCCATATCTCGGCGTTGGCGTGAGTCGCATCTGGTTCACCGACCAGAAGATCACCAACGGCGCGTTTGAAGCTAATGTTCTGCATGGTCCGACCAGCGTCAGTACGGATAGTTCGTGGGAGCCGGTGTTTAATGCCGGTTTCACTTACGCGTTCAACCAGCACTGGTTCGCGGGCGTCTCGATCTCGTATCTGCCGCTCAGCACGACCGCCAAGCTGACCACCGCCGCCAACACGCCGGTCGGCACGCTGACGGCCACGTCGCAAACCAAGATCAAGCTGAACCCGATCGTTTCCTACGTCAACATCGGTTACCGTTTCTAA
- a CDS encoding transposase — MARLARLYVPDQPQHVILRGLDQQPAFVDDQDYELFIDCLKAASRDHHLSIHAYALMPGAVQLLVTPTEESSLPKAMQAVGRRYVAHFNRRYARRGTLWEGRYRATVIEGERYFLLASRVVEMCPVRAQLVSAPEDYRWSSYRHHIGLTLDSLITDHPLYWSLGNTPFERQRAYRDLCEQPLDEREASQLQQATLKGWVLGSDTYREWAARAANRRVSPLPRGRPRKVRETPQQQ; from the coding sequence ATGGCACGGCTTGCACGTCTCTATGTCCCTGACCAGCCGCAGCACGTCATCCTCCGCGGACTCGACCAGCAGCCCGCGTTCGTCGACGACCAGGACTACGAGCTTTTCATCGACTGTTTGAAAGCGGCTTCGCGCGACCATCACTTATCGATTCACGCTTATGCGTTGATGCCGGGTGCGGTGCAACTGCTCGTCACACCGACCGAGGAGTCGAGCCTGCCGAAGGCGATGCAGGCGGTAGGGCGCCGCTACGTGGCGCACTTCAACCGGCGCTACGCGCGTCGCGGTACGTTGTGGGAAGGGCGTTACCGCGCCACGGTGATCGAAGGCGAACGTTACTTTCTGCTGGCGAGCCGCGTCGTCGAAATGTGTCCGGTGCGTGCGCAACTGGTGAGCGCGCCGGAAGACTACCGCTGGTCGAGCTACCGTCATCACATCGGCCTGACGCTCGACAGCCTGATTACCGACCACCCGTTGTACTGGTCGCTCGGCAATACGCCGTTCGAACGGCAGCGCGCGTATCGCGATCTGTGCGAGCAGCCGCTCGACGAACGCGAAGCCAGTCAGCTTCAGCAGGCCACGCTAAAAGGCTGGGTGTTGGGCAGCGATACCTACCGCGAATGGGCGGCGCGGGCCGCCAATCGGCGCGTGTCGCCGCTGCCGCGCGGCCGGCCGCGCAAGGTGCGCGAGACGCCTCAGCAGCAATAA
- a CDS encoding glutamate synthase-related protein translates to MNDHQQPTHPVPAAQGLYDPQNEHDACGVGFVAHIKGKKSHEIIEQGLKILENLDHRGAVGADPLMGDGAGILIQIPDGFYREEMAKQGVVLPPNGEYGVGMVFLPKEHASRLACEQELERTVKAEGQVVLGWRDVPVDHTMPISPTVKASEPLIRQIFIGRGKDIMVTDALERKLYVIRKTASHRIQALKLKHGKEYFVPSCSARTIVYKGLLLAGQVGVYYRDLQDERTVSALALVHQRFSTNTFPAWELAHPYRMIAHNGEINTVKGNVNWLNARTGAIASHVLGDDLPKLWPLIYPGQSDTASFDNCLELLVMAGYPLVHAMMMMIPEAWEQHTLMDDNRRAFYEYHAAMMEPWDGPAAIAFTDGRQIGATLDRNGLRPARYIVTDDDLVIMASEAGTLLIPESKIVKKWRLQPGKMFLIDMEHGRIIDDKELKDNLANAKPYKSWIDAVRIKLDEIEPKAEDVATERREAAALLDRQQAFGYTQEDLKFLMAPMAQAGEEAVGSMGNDSPLAVMSNKNKTLYHYFKQLFAQVTNPPIDPIRENMVMSLVSFVGPKPNLLDTNNINPPMRLEVSQPVLDFKDIAKIREIDQYTGGKFSSYELNICYPVAWGKEGIEARLASLCAEAVDAVKSGYNMLIVSDRKTDRDNVAIPALLATAAIHTHLVQHGLRTSAGLVVETGSARETHHFALLAGYGAEAVHPYLAMETLGQLAAGLKGDLSPEKAVYNFTKAVGKGLMKVMSKMGISTYMSYTGAQIFEAVGLAEDLVQKYFAGTSSKVGGIGLFDVAEEAIRLHRDAFGDNPVLANMLDAGGEYAYRVRGEEHMWTPDAIAKLQHSARSNSYQTYKEYAHLINDQTKRHMTFRGLFEFKFDPTKAIPLDEVESAKDIVKRFATGAMSLGSISTEAHATLAVAMNRIGGKSNTGEGGEDSARYRNELRGIPIKNGDTMKSVIGEEVIVDIPLKDGDSLRSKIKQVASGRFGVTAEYLSSADQIQIKMAQGAKPGEGGQLPGHKVSEYIGKLRYSVPGVGLISPPPHHDIYSIEDLAQLIHDLKNANPVASISVKLVSESGVGTVAAGVAKAKADHVVIAGTDGGTGASPLSSLKHAGTPWELGLAETQQTLVLNQLRGRIRVQADGQMKTGRDVVIGALLGADEFGFATAPLVVEGCIMMRKCHLNTCPVGVATQDPVLRAKFQGQPEHVVNFFFFVAEEAREIMAQLGIRKFDDLIGHAELLDTKKGIEHWKAKGLDFSRVFYQPQVSADVARKHVGMQDHGLEKALDHVLIEKAKAAIEKGEHVSFIQPVRNVNRTVGAMLSGTIAKKYGHDGLPDDAIHIQLKGTAGQSFGAFLAKGITLDLVGDGNDYVGKGLSGGRIIIRPTNDFRGKSEENIICGNTVMYGAIEGEAFFRGVAGERFCVRNSGATAVVEGTGDHGCEYMTGGTVVVLGETGRNFAAGMSGGISYVFDPDNSFAGKCNKSMVALEPVLQTAEQERTVDKGLWHTGVTDEALLKGLIERHFQFTGSPRAKALLENWDASRRQFVKVFPTEYKRALGEMAAKKANKEVLAA, encoded by the coding sequence ATGAACGACCACCAGCAACCGACTCATCCGGTTCCCGCCGCGCAAGGTCTGTACGACCCGCAAAACGAGCACGACGCCTGCGGCGTCGGCTTCGTCGCTCATATCAAGGGCAAGAAAAGCCACGAGATCATCGAGCAAGGCCTGAAGATTCTCGAAAACCTCGACCACCGGGGCGCCGTCGGCGCCGATCCGCTGATGGGCGACGGCGCGGGCATCCTGATCCAGATCCCGGACGGCTTCTATCGCGAGGAAATGGCCAAGCAGGGCGTGGTGCTGCCGCCGAACGGCGAGTACGGCGTCGGCATGGTCTTTCTGCCGAAAGAACACGCGTCGCGTCTGGCCTGCGAGCAGGAGCTGGAACGGACGGTGAAGGCCGAAGGCCAGGTCGTGCTGGGCTGGCGCGACGTGCCGGTCGACCACACCATGCCGATTTCGCCGACCGTCAAGGCGAGCGAGCCGCTGATCCGCCAGATCTTCATCGGCCGCGGCAAGGACATCATGGTGACCGACGCGCTGGAGCGGAAGCTGTACGTGATCCGCAAGACCGCGAGCCACCGCATCCAGGCGCTCAAGCTGAAGCACGGCAAGGAATACTTCGTGCCGTCGTGCTCGGCGCGCACGATCGTCTACAAGGGCCTGCTGCTGGCCGGTCAGGTCGGCGTGTACTACCGCGACCTGCAGGACGAGCGCACCGTCTCGGCGCTGGCGCTGGTGCACCAACGCTTCTCGACCAACACGTTCCCGGCGTGGGAACTGGCTCACCCGTACCGGATGATTGCGCACAACGGCGAAATCAACACGGTGAAGGGCAACGTCAACTGGCTGAACGCCCGCACCGGCGCGATCGCGTCGCACGTGCTCGGCGACGACCTGCCGAAGCTGTGGCCGCTGATCTATCCGGGCCAATCGGACACCGCCTCGTTCGACAACTGTCTCGAACTGCTGGTGATGGCCGGCTACCCGCTCGTCCACGCGATGATGATGATGATCCCGGAAGCCTGGGAACAGCACACGCTGATGGACGACAACCGCCGCGCGTTCTACGAATACCACGCCGCGATGATGGAGCCGTGGGACGGCCCCGCCGCGATCGCCTTCACCGACGGCCGTCAGATCGGCGCGACGCTCGACCGTAACGGTCTGCGTCCGGCGCGCTACATCGTCACGGACGACGACCTCGTCATCATGGCGTCGGAAGCGGGTACGCTGCTGATCCCCGAGTCGAAGATCGTCAAGAAGTGGCGTCTGCAGCCGGGCAAGATGTTCCTGATCGACATGGAACACGGCCGCATCATCGACGACAAGGAACTGAAGGACAACCTCGCGAACGCCAAGCCGTATAAGAGCTGGATCGACGCCGTGCGGATCAAGCTCGACGAAATCGAGCCGAAGGCCGAAGACGTCGCGACGGAACGCCGCGAAGCCGCTGCGTTGCTGGATCGTCAGCAGGCGTTCGGCTACACGCAGGAAGATCTCAAGTTCCTGATGGCGCCGATGGCGCAAGCCGGCGAAGAAGCGGTCGGTTCGATGGGCAACGACTCGCCGCTGGCGGTCATGTCGAACAAGAACAAGACGCTGTATCACTACTTCAAGCAGCTGTTCGCGCAAGTCACCAACCCGCCGATCGACCCGATCCGCGAAAACATGGTGATGTCGCTGGTGTCGTTCGTCGGTCCGAAGCCGAACCTGCTGGACACGAACAACATCAACCCGCCGATGCGTCTCGAGGTGTCGCAGCCGGTGCTCGACTTCAAGGACATCGCGAAGATCCGCGAGATCGATCAGTACACGGGCGGCAAGTTCAGCTCTTACGAACTGAACATCTGCTATCCGGTGGCGTGGGGCAAGGAAGGCATCGAAGCGCGCCTCGCTTCGCTGTGCGCGGAAGCCGTCGACGCGGTCAAGTCCGGCTACAACATGCTGATCGTGTCGGACCGCAAAACCGACCGCGACAACGTGGCGATTCCGGCGCTGCTGGCCACCGCCGCGATCCACACGCACCTCGTGCAGCACGGTCTGCGCACGAGCGCCGGTCTGGTGGTCGAAACCGGCTCGGCGCGTGAAACGCACCACTTCGCGCTGCTCGCGGGCTACGGCGCGGAAGCCGTTCACCCGTACCTCGCGATGGAAACGCTCGGCCAGCTCGCGGCCGGCCTGAAGGGCGACCTGTCGCCGGAGAAGGCGGTCTACAACTTCACCAAGGCGGTCGGCAAGGGCCTGATGAAGGTCATGTCCAAGATGGGCATTTCGACCTACATGTCGTACACCGGCGCGCAGATTTTCGAAGCGGTCGGCCTGGCGGAAGATCTGGTGCAGAAATACTTCGCGGGCACCTCGTCGAAGGTGGGCGGGATCGGTCTGTTCGACGTCGCGGAAGAAGCGATCCGTCTGCACCGCGACGCATTCGGCGACAACCCGGTTCTCGCGAACATGCTCGACGCGGGCGGCGAGTACGCGTACCGCGTGCGCGGCGAAGAACACATGTGGACGCCGGATGCGATCGCCAAGCTGCAACACTCGGCGCGCAGCAACTCGTATCAGACGTACAAGGAATACGCGCATCTGATCAACGATCAGACCAAGCGTCACATGACGTTCCGCGGTCTGTTCGAATTCAAGTTCGATCCGACCAAGGCCATCCCGCTCGACGAAGTCGAATCGGCGAAGGACATCGTCAAGCGTTTCGCGACCGGCGCCATGTCGCTGGGCTCGATCAGCACAGAAGCACACGCCACGCTGGCGGTCGCGATGAACCGCATTGGCGGCAAGTCGAACACCGGCGAAGGCGGCGAAGATTCGGCGCGCTATCGCAACGAACTGCGCGGCATTCCGATCAAGAACGGCGACACGATGAAGTCCGTGATCGGCGAAGAAGTGATCGTCGACATTCCGCTGAAGGACGGCGATTCGCTGCGCTCGAAGATCAAGCAGGTGGCGTCGGGCCGTTTCGGCGTGACGGCGGAGTACCTGTCGTCGGCCGATCAGATCCAGATCAAGATGGCGCAAGGCGCGAAGCCGGGCGAAGGCGGCCAGTTGCCGGGTCACAAGGTGTCGGAATACATCGGCAAGCTGCGTTACTCGGTGCCGGGCGTCGGCCTGATTTCGCCGCCGCCGCACCATGACATCTACTCGATCGAAGATCTGGCGCAACTGATCCACGATCTGAAGAACGCGAATCCGGTGGCCAGCATCTCGGTGAAGCTGGTGTCGGAGTCGGGCGTCGGTACGGTCGCTGCGGGTGTCGCGAAGGCTAAGGCGGATCACGTCGTGATCGCCGGTACGGACGGCGGCACGGGCGCGTCGCCGCTGTCGTCGCTCAAGCATGCGGGCACGCCGTGGGAACTGGGTCTCGCCGAAACGCAGCAGACTCTGGTGCTGAACCAGTTGCGCGGCCGGATCCGCGTGCAGGCCGACGGTCAGATGAAGACCGGCCGCGACGTCGTGATCGGTGCGCTGCTCGGCGCGGATGAATTCGGCTTCGCGACGGCGCCGCTCGTCGTCGAAGGCTGCATCATGATGCGCAAGTGCCATCTGAACACCTGCCCGGTCGGCGTCGCGACGCAAGATCCGGTGCTGCGTGCGAAGTTCCAGGGCCAGCCGGAACACGTCGTCAACTTCTTCTTCTTCGTTGCGGAAGAAGCGCGCGAAATCATGGCGCAACTGGGCATCCGCAAGTTCGACGACCTGATCGGTCACGCCGAACTGCTCGATACGAAGAAGGGCATCGAGCACTGGAAGGCGAAGGGTCTCGATTTCTCACGCGTGTTCTATCAGCCGCAAGTGTCGGCGGACGTGGCGCGTAAGCATGTCGGCATGCAGGACCACGGTCTGGAGAAGGCGCTCGACCACGTGCTGATCGAGAAGGCGAAAGCCGCGATCGAAAAGGGCGAGCACGTCTCGTTCATCCAGCCGGTGCGCAACGTGAACCGTACGGTCGGCGCGATGCTGTCCGGCACGATCGCGAAGAAGTACGGCCACGACGGCTTGCCCGACGACGCGATTCATATCCAGTTGAAGGGCACGGCAGGTCAGAGCTTCGGCGCGTTCCTCGCGAAGGGCATCACGCTGGATCTGGTCGGCGACGGTAACGACTACGTGGGCAAGGGCCTGTCGGGCGGGCGCATCATCATTCGTCCGACCAACGATTTCCGCGGCAAGTCCGAAGAAAACATCATCTGCGGCAACACGGTGATGTACGGCGCGATCGAAGGCGAAGCCTTCTTCCGCGGCGTGGCCGGCGAGCGTTTCTGCGTGCGTAACTCGGGCGCAACGGCGGTGGTCGAAGGCACGGGCGACCACGGTTGCGAATACATGACGGGCGGCACGGTCGTCGTGCTCGGCGAAACGGGCCGTAACTTTGCGGCCGGCATGTCGGGCGGCATCTCGTATGTGTTCGATCCGGACAACTCGTTCGCGGGCAAGTGCAACAAGTCGATGGTCGCGCTTGAACCGGTCCTGCAAACGGCCGAACAGGAGCGCACGGTCGACAAGGGCCTGTGGCACACCGGCGTGACCGACGAAGCGCTGCTGAAGGGATTGATCGAGCGTCACTTCCAGTTCACGGGCTCGCCGCGTGCGAAAGCGCTGCTCGAAAACTGGGACGCGTCGCGCCGTCAATTCGTGAAGGTGTTCCCGACCGAATACAAGCGCGCGCTGGGCGAAATGGCCGCGAAGAAGGCGAACAAGGAAGTGCTCGCCGCTTAA
- a CDS encoding glutamate synthase subunit beta, whose amino-acid sequence MGKATGFLEFERRHETYEAPLTRVKHYKEFVAALSDDEAKIQGARCMDCGIPFCNNGCPVNNIIPDFNDLVFHQDWKNAIEVLHSTNNFPEFTGRICPAPCEAACTLGINDDPVGIKSIEHAIIDKAWAEGWVAPLPPKHKTGKKVAVVGSGPAGLAVAQQLARAGHDVTVFEKNDRIGGLLRYGIPDFKLEKWLIDRRMRQMEAEGVTFRANVFIGRADSLPEHIGNTAKETVTPVELKEQFDAVVIAGGSETPRDLPVPGRELEGIHYAMEFLPQQNKVNAGDKVANQLLAKARHVVVIGGGDTGSDCVGTSNRHGAKSVTQFELLPQPPEEENKPLVWPYWPIKLRTSSSHDEGCERDWAVATKRLEGKNGKVEKLIAARVEWKDGKMQEVPNSEFEMKADLVLLAMGFTQPLSPVLEAFGVDKDARGNVRAATEGDKAYYTSVDKVFTAGDMRRGQSLVVWAIREGRQCARSVDAFLMGHSELPR is encoded by the coding sequence ATGGGCAAGGCAACCGGTTTTCTCGAGTTCGAACGTCGCCACGAGACGTACGAAGCTCCGCTCACGCGTGTGAAGCACTACAAGGAATTCGTCGCCGCACTGAGCGACGACGAAGCGAAGATTCAAGGCGCGCGTTGCATGGACTGCGGCATTCCGTTCTGCAACAACGGCTGCCCGGTGAACAACATCATCCCGGACTTCAACGACCTGGTGTTTCATCAGGACTGGAAGAACGCGATCGAAGTGCTGCACTCGACGAACAACTTCCCCGAGTTCACGGGCCGCATCTGCCCGGCGCCGTGCGAAGCGGCGTGCACGCTCGGCATCAACGACGACCCGGTCGGCATCAAGTCGATCGAACACGCGATCATCGACAAGGCCTGGGCCGAAGGCTGGGTTGCGCCGCTGCCGCCGAAGCACAAGACCGGCAAGAAGGTCGCCGTGGTCGGTTCCGGCCCCGCCGGTCTCGCCGTCGCGCAGCAACTGGCGCGCGCGGGGCACGATGTGACGGTGTTCGAAAAGAACGACCGGATCGGCGGTCTGCTGCGTTACGGCATTCCCGATTTCAAGCTGGAGAAGTGGCTGATCGATCGCCGCATGCGGCAGATGGAAGCGGAGGGCGTGACGTTCCGTGCCAACGTGTTCATCGGCCGCGCGGATTCGCTGCCGGAGCACATCGGCAACACGGCGAAGGAAACCGTTACGCCGGTGGAACTGAAGGAACAGTTCGACGCGGTGGTGATTGCCGGCGGTTCGGAAACGCCGCGCGATCTGCCGGTGCCGGGCCGCGAGCTGGAAGGCATTCACTACGCGATGGAATTTCTGCCGCAACAGAACAAGGTCAATGCCGGCGACAAGGTTGCGAACCAGTTGCTCGCGAAGGCCAGGCATGTGGTCGTGATCGGCGGCGGCGATACGGGCTCGGACTGCGTGGGTACGTCGAATCGTCACGGCGCGAAGAGCGTTACGCAATTCGAACTGCTGCCGCAGCCGCCGGAAGAAGAGAACAAGCCGCTGGTGTGGCCGTACTGGCCGATCAAGCTGCGCACGTCGTCGTCGCATGACGAAGGCTGCGAGCGCGATTGGGCGGTTGCGACCAAGCGCCTCGAAGGCAAGAACGGCAAGGTCGAGAAGCTGATCGCGGCGCGCGTCGAATGGAAGGACGGCAAGATGCAGGAAGTGCCGAACTCCGAATTCGAAATGAAGGCCGATCTGGTGCTGCTCGCCATGGGCTTCACGCAGCCGCTGTCGCCGGTGCTCGAAGCGTTCGGCGTCGACAAGGACGCGCGCGGCAACGTGCGCGCCGCGACCGAAGGCGACAAGGCGTATTACACGTCGGTGGACAAGGTGTTCACGGCGGGCGACATGCGTC